A region of the Silene latifolia isolate original U9 population unplaced genomic scaffold, ASM4854445v1 scaffold_79, whole genome shotgun sequence genome:
AGGATTTGTGATTGACTTGTAATCTTATATAAACTCTGATTATTGAATGGAAAATCAACACAATACAATTCACACAAAAACCTTTCTACGCTTATGAACATTAACATGGTGTCAGGTTCTTTGGTTCGATCCTTCATCTCTTCTTAGCCCCTCTATTCCGCCTTCCTTCTCTGTTCTTCTCGtcactccttttttttttcataatgaCGAATGGAGACGGAACAATAATTACTTCTTCTTCTACAAAAACAATCGACATCCCGTCGCCTTACTATCTTGGCAGCCATGATGTCCCTAGTCTATCTATCACTCATGTACTCCTCCGCTCTGATAATTATGAGGAGTGGAGTGGATCAGTGAAACAGTCTCTTAAATTGAGACACAAATATGGTTTCGTCGATGGCTCTATCAAACAGCCTACCGACGAGTTCTTGCTTGATCAATGGGTTGTTGTTAATTGTACGCTGGTTCAATGGCTTATGCGCTCCATCGATCTCTCAAATAAGAGCAGTATTTCCTACTTTGAAGAGGTTCGTCTATTGTGGGATGATTTGGCCGAGCGTTTCTTGTCCGTGGATAGCTCTAAAATACACGGTCTTAAGGCTAGACTTCATGATTGCATACAAACTAAAGGTATGTCCGTCACTGATTATTTCGGTCAATTAAAAACTCTTTGGGACGATATCGCTGCTCATGAACCTGTTTTTAATTGTACCTGTGGCAAGTGCACATGTGTAATTACTAAGGACGTCGTCAAGATTCGGAACGGTTACACAAATTTTTAATGGGTTTAGATTTATCGATATATGCTAATATTCGTTCTCACATTTTAGCACTAGATCCTTTGTCTCCTTTGAATCGTGCCTCACAGATGGTTCTTCAAGAAGAACGTCTCCGCCCCGGGTGGGGCAAGTGGCTCCATTTTGCTCCCGCGAGAGGTTATGGCTTATGCTTTACGCCCACCACAAGTCCCCTCTCTACCTGCTTTGTCTCTCAGATTGGCGTGCACTCGTGATGCGTAGCGCCAAGAACGGCGTAAACTCATCTGTTCTCATTGTACCGGAACGGGTCACGAGGCTGGCTCCCGTTTTATCAAAACAGGAATGTTTCATGACTGGTAGGGGAACCGTCCACGCACGGTTGAGGAAGTGCGTGCTCGACAGAGAACTCGAACAGGATCAATCGTTTCTACTTCGTCTTCTGTTCCTGCACGCGCGACGTTTTAATGACTGCCTCTGATTCGTCGCTCAATGACCGTCTTTCCGGTATGTGTTCTGATTGGATAATAGATACAGGAGCTTCCCGACATGTCACAGGTGATGTTACATGGTTCAGCGATATTCATTCTATTCCGTCATGCCCGTTACTTTGCCTAATGGATGAGCATAACGACCACGAATTTGGTTCCGTTTGGCTAAATGATAAATTAACATTGTCTAATGTTTTATTAGTTCCGACTCTCACTTGCAACTTAATATCGGTTTCACAATTAATTTCCACCGCTAATTATGAGTTGAGTTTTACTAATGACTCTTGCTCCATTCAGGACCCTTCATTAAGGACGAGGATTGGAGCCGATAAGCTGCGGGATGGACTCTACTATTTCAGTGTGGTGGGACGGTCAGCCGGTGTTCATAGGGTGAGCGTTGCCGACTCCTTTGATTTATGGCACAAGAGACTTGGTCATCCATCACCTAAGATTGTTAATTTACTTCCTACTGTTAGCAAGCCTATTAATAGTTCGTCATTTGATTCTCCGTGTGATGTTTATCATCATGCTAAACAAGTCAGACACTCATTTACTTTGAGTGATAATAAGGCATCTGATATTTTTGAACTCGTTCACTGTGATTTATGGGGTGCTTATCGCACATTCTCATCTTGTGGTGCCAAGTATTTTTTTTTACTATCGTGGACGATTATTCTCGTGCCGTATGGGTTTTCTTCTTCTTGATAAAACTGAAGTTACCACTATGTTTATGAATTTTATTGCCATGGTACAAACTCAATTCAATAAATAGATTAAAACGGTTCGTTCCGATAATGGTACCAAGTTCAATTTAATAGCTGAATTTTTCGTCCAAAATGGCGTTAATTTTCAAACCTCTTGTGTGGGTACTCCGCAACAAAATGGTCGCGTAGAAAGGAAACACCGTCACATATTAAATGTGGCACGAGCTTTAGTATTTTAGGCCAATTTACCGACTACTTTTTGGGGTGAGTGTGTCTTAACGGCTgctcatttaattaatcgtaacCCTTCACTAGTTATTGATAAAAAAACACCTTTTGAGCTCTTATTTGGAGTTACTCCATCTTATGCTAATATCAGAATTTTAGGCTGTCTCTGTTTCGCTCACAATCAATATACTAAGGGTGATAAATTTGCTAGTCGGAGTCGTAAGTGTATATTTGTGGGATGTCCTACTAATAAGATAGGGTGGAAGGTGTACGACCTCGACAAGGATGAATTCTTTGTGTCTCGTGATGTCTGTTTTTATGAAAATTCATTTCTATATTCTTTACTTCGGACACTGTTTCGAGCTCTACTGATATTAGCAACGAACCTTCTTTATTTGATACGGCTCTCGAGACTGTTATTGACGGTTTTGCCGCTGCTCCTTCCATCTCTAATGATATGGTCACTGCTACCTCTGACACTGAAAATTCCTCTGAAACGGTTACTAAAACACTGTCTGTAACATGCCCTGATGTCGCGCCTGATGGGCCTCTTGGGCGAGGGCACCGTCTCAAAATTCCTTCCACTCGATTACGCGGTTTTGCTGTTCGTACTGCCCGGGATCCCACCACACCACCGTACTCTCCCGACAGCCCCGCCTCTTCTCCATCCTCTTCCTCAGGTACGCTCTATGCCATAGCTAATTATCTTAATTGTAATAAGTTTTCTACACCACATCATCATTTTTTAGTAGCAATAACGGCTGGAATCGAGCCTCCCTCCTTCCGTGTTGCTATTACTAATCCGCAATGGTGTCAAGCTATGAAAGATGAAATTACTGCTCTCGAAAATAACGGGACATGGGAATTGACTACACTCCCACCTAATAAAAAAGCTCTTGGTTGCCGACGGGTTTATAAAATCAAGTATAAATCGGATGGTCAGCTTGAGCGTTACAAAGCCCATCTTGTCATTGGGAATCATCAGGTAGAAGGTATTGATTTTGGCGAAACCTTCGCTCCTGTTGTCAAGATGTTTACTATTAGCGCATTTCTCGCCGTTGCTGCAATTAAACGGTGGGAGCTCCATCAAATGGATGTCCATAATGCTTTTTTACATGGGGATTTAAATGAGGAAGTTTATACGCGTTTACCTCCGGGCTTCAGTCACGGGAAAGAAGGGCAAGTTTGCCGTTTGCGCAAGTCTTTTTATGGTCTTCGACAAGCACCGCATTGTTGGTTTGCTAAGCTCGGAACAACCTCCGTGACTATGGGTTTACTCAATCTTATTCCGACTACTCGCTTTTTTCTTATTCCAACAACGAGGTATGCCTTCATGTTCTTGTTTACGTGGATGATCTTGTCATAGCCGGCAATACTAGTTCTGCTATTACCCAATTTAAAGCTTATCTTAGTAATTGCTTTCATATGAAAGATCGGGCCACTTAAAGTATTTTTTTGGGCATTGAAGTTGCGCGCAATTCTGAGGGCATATTTCTAAATCAACGTAAGTATGCCCTTGATATTATTTCGGAAACATGGCTCCTCGGTGCTAAACCGGTTGCTTCCCCAACTGAACAACATCACACTTTGGGCTTAGCTACCGGTGCTCCTGTTGCAGATGTGGAGTTTTATCGTCGTCTTGTTGGCCGTCTTGTTTATCTTGCCGTTACTCGCCCTGACCTCACTTATGCCGTCCACATTTTGTCTCAATTCCTTCATCAGCCGCGTAAAGAGCATATGGACGTTAGCGATTCGTGTTGTCCGTTATTTGAAGGGAAATCCGGGACAAGGTGTGTTATTAAGAGTCGACAGTGAGTTACATGTTTCCGGTTGATGTGACTCCGACTACGCGGAGTGTCCCATAACTCGTAGTTCGGTTTCTGGTTGAGCAGTTTTTATCGGGAACTCCCTCGTATCTTGGAAGTCCAAAAAACAGCACACAGTTTCCCTTTCCTGGACTGAAGCCGAATACCGCTCTATGGCCGCTGCTTTGTGCGAACTTAAATGGCTCAAGGGTCTTCTATCGAGCTTGGGAATCTCACTTATGCGCCCTATGCAATTGTTTTGTGATAACCAGTCTGCTCTCCATATTGTTCAAAATCCCGTCTTCCACGAACGCACTAAGCACATCGAGATTGACTGTCATTTTATTCGGGATGCAATTACCGAAGGGTTGATTACTACATCTCACGTGGAGTCTCAAGCACAAATTGCTGATGTTTTTACTAAAGCATTATGGTCGGTTCAATTTACTCTACTACTCCGCAAATTGGGCATTCTTGATCTACACGCTCCAGTTTGAGAGGGAAGAGGAGGGGAGGAGGGGGGGTGGGGAGGATATTGCGTATAATATCGGTTTTGATATTATCCGATATTATTCGCATATCTTGGTATTATTAGCATATCATCAGTTATAGCATACTCCTTGATTCATGGTATTTGTTACCTTATTTCAAGGATTTGTGATTGACTTGTAATCTTATATAAACTCTGATTATTGAATGGAAAATCAACACAATACAATTCACACAAAAACCTTTCTACGCTTTTGAAGATTAACAATATATTGGTATTTTGAAGATCACCCTTCACAATATGTATGTCAAATAATGTAGACTGGGACGGTAGCTAAAAACTCCCAAGACATATCGTCTACAGTCCTATATAGTCGATTTTGATAAACAAACTTCTGAATTGCAGGTTGGTCGTTTAATGCAATTATTATAAATTCATAAATTTTCTTATTGAGGTACAATATACTAATATTGTCTGATATCTGAGTCATGTAGGTAAGAGAACACAATTTTAGTTTTACATTTCTTGATCATCCATAATTTAAGGTATTTCGAAAATTTGCATCAATTGATTTCACAAAAGAAGCAGCACATCAGTAACGCTAGCAAAAAAATCCAGAGAGTAAGCAACATTATCAAAATAACAAGAGCAAGCGACTATATTTTCAGTTGGCTTTAGATGAGAAGACACTACAATATGACATTAGCGAAACTAACAAAGAGTATGCTTTCAGATGATACGGCGATAAATCCTGAGATCTAGTTCTTCTCGAGACTGCATTAAAGATTACTGAGTCCCCTCCAAGCCACAGTATTTGAACATTGAAGTACCAAATACAGCTATATTGTAAAAAGATGCATGTTCGCGTCCCAAGGAAGAAGAAACATGAACAATGCTAGTGCGAATAAAGGTTCAGCAAAATCTAATGACCATAACAGATAATATTCCAATATTCGACAAGATAGAATAGATAAACTAGTCATTGAATGGATTGGTGGCTGTCCAAATTTAAGATAAGAGGCCTGCTATTCCTTTCCAAATCCTTCAAATCATTCGGATTTTTATTTGAGGGCGGAAAAATAAATCCTTCCATTTCGCTCAATTCCATATTCCTCAAAATGGGAAATTGCCAGTTCCCTTCCCCACAAAATTTGTCTTTATGGAATAAAACAAAAGGAGGTGTTCTTGTTATCCTAGTCCGTTATTTCTACACAACAATCTTTTGAAGCCCTTGGAAGCCTCAACAGGTCCATACAGATATCCAATTGAGCTGCCTCCACATTCTCCACATTGATATCGAATATTGTATAGACGTTCAACTCCCTCAGGACACTCGCGCTTCTAAGAAGATGCCCTATAAGTGACAATGAACACCTATGCCCACAAAAGCTAAACACTTCAATCATTTTGACATGACACGAGAAAGGGACCAGATTAATATCTGAATATGACAGCGAGTCGTAGCAGTTATCTGGACAGCGGTATTTACAACATTGGCAGCAGTGCAATCCCTGGATAACAAACGCATGAAGTGAGAAAAACTGAAAGACGGTTACAAAATAAACCATTCTATACAAAGTCTAGAGTAAGGTAACTAAGGTATGCTAGCTATGAATTTAAAAAAGCTACTAAAAGATGATGCTAACCGAATCAAAGCAGACATCTTCAAGTTGAGGACATTTCTCAAGCAAGCACGTTACATATTTCCACTCATTATAAGGACAGTCACCAAGGTATAAAGTTGACAGGCTATGAAACTCAGGCATTTGCTCGCCGTCATCAGGGGTAAGAAGAAGCTGTACAATGAACAATATTCTCACAATATGAGATTATGAACAAATAAAATATGTTTCCAATTCCAATGTAAACAAAAAAACGAGATTTcgaatagaaaaaaaaaacaaaatggtATAAAGTAGCAGCATTTCTTTTAATAGAGTAAATTCTTGATCCAATTTCTCTACGGGGTCATCCGTAAACTTCTTTTCTAGATGTTGTAAATACAAGGGTAAAGCTTCGTACATTGACCCCCTACCCCGCTCCTTACACAGTTCCTTAAGGCACTAGATAATGTTGAAATTATGTGGAAAGTAAGAGGGCAATGCAGGAGTTATACATAAATACCTCCACCGAATCCTTTTCTAAACGTAATTCTACAGCTTTATAGGCTGCGGCTTTTATAAGTTCATGGTCAAACTCTAACGAGTCTTCATTAGTACCAGAATCTGCGCTGCAATTGAAAGTTAGTTTTGCCTCCTTAAAAGAGCATGAGTTCTTCCATGACGGAACAATTCTCACACCAATATTGGAACTGTAGTTTAAATATGCCAAATTAGGGGCGTCAATCTCAAATGTACCCAACAAAAAACGGCAGTCTT
Encoded here:
- the LOC141640433 gene encoding uncharacterized protein LOC141640433, encoding MTNGDGTIITSSSTKTIDIPSPYYLGSHDVPSLSITHVLLRSDNYEEWSGSVKQSLKLRHKYGFVDGSIKQPTDEFLLDQWVVVNCTLVQWLMRSIDLSNKSSISYFEEVRLLWDDLAERFLSVDSSKIHGLKARLHDCIQTKDLSIYANIRSHILALDPLSPLNRASQMDPSLRTRIGADKLRDGLYYFSVVGRSAGVHRVSVADSFDLWHKRLGHPSPKIVNLLPTVSKPINSSSFDSPCDVYHHAKQVRHSFTLSDNKASDIFELVHCDLWGAYRTFSSCGANNEPSLFDTALETVIDGFAAAPSISNDMVTATSDTENSSETVTKTLSVTCPDVAPDGPLGRGHRLKIPSTRLRGFAVRTARDPTTPPYSPDSPASSPSSSSGTLYAIANYLNCNKFSTPHHHFLVAITAGIEPPSFRVAITNPQWCQAMKDEITALENNGTWELTTLPPNKKALGCRRVYKIKYKSDGQLERYKAHLVIGNHQVEGIDFGETFAPVVKMFTISAFLAVAAIKRWELHQMDVHNAFLHGDLNEEVYTRLPPGFSHGKEGQVCRLRKSFYGLRQAPHCWFAKLGTTSVTMGLLNLIPTTRFFLIPTTSRVKSIWTLAIRVVRYLKGNPGQVFIGNSLVSWKSKKQHTVSLSWTEAEYRSMAAALCELKWLKGLLSSLGISLMRPMQLFCDNQSALHIVQNPVFHERTKHIEIDCHFIRDAITEGLITTSHVESQAQIADVFTKALWSVQFTLLLRKLGILDLHAPV
- the LOC141640454 gene encoding F-box/LRR-repeat protein At3g59190-like, whose protein sequence is MTPPIKLSRHVEDAISGDFLDMISSLPDELLGQIISFLPTTCAVKTSILSKRWRYLFTLTTCLSFDDKRYPMKNERTEFVRRFKEYVDNVLKLHQMSPIKKFSLVCHANYHDSDLNRWFTYALQKGVEEFHYKLDQTDCVPNHDGFFTCETLMSLKMMGPRDREYYKIEIPLSTSLPKLKILHLDHIIFFDFESIERLFSGCELLEELALKYCNCDIDGHAIHCTGILKVLTIEDCRFLLGTFEIDAPNLAYLNYSSNIGVRIVPSWKNSCSFKEAKLTFNCSADSGTNEDSLEFDHELIKAAAYKAVELRLEKDSVELLLTPDDGEQMPEFHSLSTLYLGDCPYNEWKYVTCLLEKCPQLEDVCFDSGLHCCQCCKYRCPDNCYDSLSYSDINLVPFSCHVKMIEVFSFCGHRCSLSLIGHLLRSASVLRELNVYTIFDINVENVEAAQLDICMDLLRLPRASKDCCVEITD